One Osmerus eperlanus chromosome 2, fOsmEpe2.1, whole genome shotgun sequence genomic window, ATTGTCGCCGGCCTACGCTCTAAGAGCCTTGTCATCGGATCCCTCCTCTGCATGCAGGGGAACACTGAGCGCGCTCAGGCTTTTAGAAAAGTCACGTGACCCATTACCACATTCCTGGAAGCGGGCCTCAGTCCTTCCCGAAAAGCGTGGAATGTGATAGTggacagggatggagagatttCCCTGTCGACTGCCGAGTTGGAGGGCTATTACATTAGCCTCTCCGCCGTGCAGGGCAGCTCTGGTCCCGGAACAGGAGACGAGAGGGAGAACAGGAACAGTGTGTAGTCGTCATCTACTGTGCCGGGTTCTGTTTGAGCTCCAGAGCCTTACAGTTATCTTTAACTCCAGGGCTGTACAGCCAAGATAGACTCAAGGCCCTGGGCTCTACAACATCCTATCTCGGGGCCAACCGAATCCTCAGTTGAACGCACCAAAAAAGAACGAGTAGGATGTGGTTAATCGCAGGAACGCCATCTTAATCCCATGCCGTTCTTTCAAATGTTCATAAACGTCTCGgcctgggagaggagagtggttgGCGGTTGGCATGACTGCAGGGTGTTGTCTGGTTGCAAGCCCATGTGAGGGACTGTGTTCTATGATGTCACATCCTGtatgagttgctgattgagaaggccCTCCTGGGTCACTACAAGGGTGGCACTGTTTGACATGACCATGTGTTGGTGagaccacacacattcacacacacacatacacacacacacacacacatgctaatgcCGCTCTGGGAATACTTTTGCATCACATACAGCATGGATCACTCATTCTAAGAGAAAACAAGTCCCTGCTATTAGTCCAAGAGAACATTCTTCATGGTCTGATGGCCAGAATCTGTTCCAATCCATCTCTACGCTGGTCACAAACCCTCGTACCTCAGCGCAGTTGCAACTGACATACATAGTCAAGTCAGATAAGCAATTTGTGTGAAGTGTGAAGCTAAATCACACATAACACATTAAGCCGTCTCCTTACCTGTGAGATTTCAACGGCGTCTGCTTTCGCCGGTCGAGGACATGTTTTGGCAGTCATGTTGGATGGATACTCACTGCCACATCAGATTGGTCCTATCTGTGAGGAACCATCTCTGATAAGACTAAAAGTTCTCTGGCTGTCAGCCGATGCTGTCTCACCGCATCGACACCTGGGAACACAAGGAGGGACCCAACTGGGACCAAACACAGCATGGAACTCAGTCCAAACCACAAGTATTGTAATCATGGTTAACCTGACTTTGGTTACAGCTTCTTTCAACTGCTTTCTTCTGACATGTTGAAGTACTGTGGTATTAGATGTTAGGCAAGAAAAATGAAAATCGAAGGACCTCAGCTACAAAAATACTAGCTACCCACGACTGTGAACCTGGTCTGACAACACGTCACCAGATCTGTGGACGGCATTACCAGAGACCGCCGTCTAGTGCTCCAGTTTGTGCTGTCATCTATTACAGGTCTACAGTGTTCATTTTGTATATAAATTATGGCCTCTAACAGGCGCTTGTTCATTTTCTTTCACATTCAGTTTGTGAAAATGAGATGATAGGATTGATTGTGTAAATGAAGatcactttttttattttttagataTCTTTATTGAATTTGTAGTTGGATTGTGACTGTGACTGTGTAATGTACCTGGCTGTGAAGACACTTTAATTTCCTTGTTGGGGATCACTAAAGtagtctatctatctatataatGCAAACTGTGTCAAGTTTGTAGTTGTTTTATGGTTGCCCCAAAAGTAATGTTTACACAAACATAAAAACATGTGCAGCCATAGTTAAGGGGAACATCCTAAAGTGTTTCAACACCATCCTCTTGGCCTTCAAACCAGCTGTGAAGAGAtcgctcacttcctgtcttttcAGCGCGATGATGTCACAGCACAATCAGAGAACACAGAAACTGCAACAAATGTGTACCTGTTGTTCTCCATTTGACTACTTCATGGTTGCAATTATAGTTTCGTTCTCAATTTGTTATTGACTCCAATAATAACGACTCCTCCTTTTAAAATATAATCTCCATATTTTACCTtgtgtaaatattttttttttgtcaatttAATAAATATGTGATGGCAAAACAAGGAATGTTTGTGTTTTCCCCCCATTTTGTTTAGCATACAAACTGTACAACATGACACCCCTTATTTCACTGAATACAACATGTCTACAATAAGACAGAATGTAAAAAAACTTACGTTACgtaacattttattttaaaaaggtCACTTACAGATACACCCTTAAAAATTGCTCTCTGTGTTTACACTCTGCGATACatcgtttgtctgtgtttgtgggaCTTCCTGGTTTCTGGCCCATCCCTTTTAGGTCATGTGATCTGACTCAGCCAAACAGAAGAGTTGCAGCAAACAGGCAACATCAGTTTCAAATGTGATTGGCTAGAGCGGCAAAGCATTTCCCATCCTGCACTTACTGTATGAGTAAACATAACTGTGCAAACGTCATACTGGAAAATCTGTGCTGTGAAATTCTTCTTCAGGCACCatgcctctcttctcctgctctgccATCCTCCTTCGCCACCGTCCAAGACAAACACTTTGGAAAAACATTACAAAGATGACTCATGACAAGAAGTAAACAAATGTCCTGATTGTTACCGATTGGGAAGGAAACATGGCAGATAACCGGCTTCTCATAGCCTtggagggaggccagggaaAGCAAATATGGATAGATAAGCAAAGACACAGGCACCACACCTTAAATTATCAAGCACATACATCCGTCAACCATCACTTCCCACTTCAGAATTGACAAAGCCAGGAGTGCCCTGTGGGCATGGCTTCTGTTGTCTAAACAGTCACCTCGTCCCCTCCTGCGCCTCTGGTTGTCTGGCGATATGGTCTCAGATAGACTGCGGTAAAGATTGTAGAAATAAACCAAAGAAAAGGTGTACTGCGCATTCGTCCTTCCCAAAATTGCAAGTCAGGACTTGTGGCTGAGTTTCACACTTACCTGATATCCAAAATGTTTCTGtatactcacatacacacacaccagtgaacTAAAATGACCCCATTCATTGTGGTGGTCATTTGGATGTTGAATTGATTCATGTGTGTCAGTGGTTGCCATGCAGACCCAGTGGTCAGGCCCCTCTCTGGTCCCCCAGATAGGGACCCCTGGGTCTGCAGCATCGACCGGTTGTCGCTGTCTCTTTGGGGACTGAGGTGGAGGCGGACTGCCTCTGGTTGGTAAATGTTGTGTCcttgcacacatccacacagcctACTGCAGACACAGTCTTGCAGACTCCCTGAGACACACTCAAACTGGCCTTGGCTGAACCCCTGAACTGCTTTTCATGTGGCCCCCCTGGTGATTGGTGACTCCAAGGGTCCGTGACCCGGTTCTGATTCCTAGTTTCCTCTCCTTAAACCTGATCCGACCCCCACTGGGAGCCATTTCGGTTCTTCTGATCCACTCTGCAcatcagacaggaagtgtgtagTGGAGATGTCAAGAACATGGTGCCAATAAGTAGCTGCAAGAAAAGGATATCATGACAAGATTGCAATGATTAGGCTATGTTTCCCAGGCCAACCCAGATTTTTCCATACCATAAAAATAAGGTGACATAGATACAAAATTCTGTAATTATGATTTGGTGTCTGGTGCTTTATGAAGATAAAGACAGTTAGTGCTGTTGAGCAGCTGAATGCAGGCAGGCATGGGGGAGGGTGGAATCAGtaacaaggagagagagcttATAGATATATCTACAAGAGGGATATGGATGAGCACGTTGTTGACTGAGTCACTTAATGATATAAATAGCTTTAAGGTTTAAATATTGCACATTTTAGTCATCCACATTATCATAGGAATAATAAAAGCATAGGCTATTAGCCTACAATAACGTTTTTTACCATAAAGCTTTAGGAAATTATTATTGTATGTTAGCCTGTTtagaataataacaataataaaaaataacaacGAAATCCTTGAGAAAGGCTCTGATGTTGGTCAGTTAGTCAGCCTTAATGTTGCGTAGTGGCTTATTATGCTATATCCACAGTGACGAGGGACTTATAATGGCTGCCGCGTTATTGTTCATATCGCCCATTGTGTTCTCAGCGCCATTTTGCATCAGCAGGATAGCAGCCAGACTCGAGCTCACCCAGCACCTCATGCTAGGCTACAATGTTAGCTGAGCTAGTTCGACCGGCCTATGGCTTAATGCACCACGCAGGGAGTTAGCCTAGACCAAAACAATAACTTGGCTAACAGTGTGCGCTTGATCAGTTCTTTACCCTTCGTTATTTGTTTCAACCGAAATATTTAGTGATAGCCTTTGTTATAGGTTTGCATTTGAATAAGAATCTAAGAAGAGTTCCAACCTAGAACATTTGTGAACAACAAATTGCAGCATATCTTGTTGATTAAATACAAAGTAAAATAGTCACACTGAATAACACCATAATATGCCAAACGTGCCTTTTATCTTCTTCTAAATTACATCTGAATATGAACATAACCATCGACATAACCTGTAAGCTACATGTCTGTAACATATCTCAAAATTAAGTAATTGGCTAtggtaacacaaacacacatgtaataATAATTATACCCATATTTATATTACAATTAATATTACATATGCTATAATAATATCTGTGTAATGCATTTTCTAAATTGTGTTAAATTGGGTCAACGGTTGCATGTGGCTATGAGGCACTGACTCCCAAACTGTTGCATTGTTATCAGCTTCCCATCTTACAAATAGGTGCATTATTAAAAACAAAGCATTATCAATGTATTTTCATCAAGCAATCAACAACACTTACGCCAcattataaatgtttttttatttcaactATGAAAATAATGTACAATAAATAATTTGAAATTTGTACTATTAAAGAATCTCAATAAATAAACTAGTTCTAAAACTCGTCAACACGGATGCTGCCAGTGAAGAGAGAATTTCTAAAAGCAGTCCAGCTATCCAATAGATTTGATACATTTCCTGAGAATTATTTATCGATTGAGCTGCATTGACAAGTCTGAAACATTAAGGAGATTTTAAATACTGTAAATTATATGATGCCAGACAACAAAATTGCAATAAATACCTGAAATTTGGACAAAGGGAAGTCCGTATGGGATTTCGAGTGCATAAACCAAAAATGTATTGCCAGCAAGTAGTACATAATTCGATCCGTACGTCTCAGGTTAACTTCTATCTTCAAAAAAGGAACATTCAGGAATGTTGCCGAGATGCACACTATTGTAACACTATGGGCAGTCTCCTTAATTCGATTGTTTGCTTAAAGTTCTTTTTGTCGTCCTAAAATTGTAAATGTTGTAAATCTATAGTACAAAGTGTGCTCGTGAACAAGTCAAAGTCCTCCTCCGAGAAATCTACAGGGCTGTCGAGGGAGCTTTGCAGGCTGGGCGATAGAGCGTCAGAAATCTGGAGGCAGGAATCGGCCGAAAAGAAATTTAAATCGGAGAGAGAGGCGGACACGGCATCCCGCTGTTCCGAAAACGAATGATCTGGGCCAGATGCGCCGGCGTCGCCCATTGTTGTGGGGTTATCTGTAGTGGGCGTTAGGGGGAACGGGGGGGACCGCACGGTTGTATCTGAGACTGATGCTGGCTCTTGGCGGCTCAGCTGGTCATCCTCGGGCGTGGGGTGATTATTGTCACTGCTATTCGTGTAGGTGGAGGCTGCAGAGTTGCACGTCTCGCCCTCGGACGCAGCCGAGCCAGAGGCTTCCAGTGGTTGGCTTGAGTAAGGCGAAGAGGCATCGGCCCCTTCCAGGGGTTCAAATCCTCCAGGGTCACCCTCTTGGCCCTCCCTGTGGTGTGTCGTTTGCCGCTTGTGCTTCATTCGCCGGTTTTGGAACCATACTTTGACCTGCCTCTCAGTTAGATCCAAAAGCGCAGCGATTTCCACCCGTCGTGGCCGACAGAGATATTTATTGAAGTGGAACTCCTTCTCCAGCTCGAGcagttgtgtgttggtgtatgcaGTCCTCAGCCTCCTGGACCCGCTTCCGTTGTCCAGACCGCCATGTGTGTCTGCAAGAACCCAGACATTGAACATAAATAAGTCCAAACTATCAACCTTATAATGATCCGCTGACACATTTGGCACGCCGCTGAAAACCCAATAAAAATGAACTATGTGTATATCCCCAGTACAGCCCTTGTACAGTTGTTTTCAGCAACTCCAGTACAGTGGCTCTCTGATGTTGCCTGTATCAGGTTAGCAGAGACGCGTTATTCCTCCAAGCCCCCATATTTTGTTTTGTGCACTGCCTCGCCATTATATACTGACATCCAACATGGCTCCCAGCCCCGAGACATGGGTATGAATATATATCATTAAGACAGTGCTGACACAGACTGCGATTAAATCGTTATTCCAAGGCAACATTTCAAATCTGTTGAAATGCAACTTTATATCCAAGAATggcaacacacaaccacattttACGCACCAGATTGGGCACATTGAAACATTGTAAAGGTTTAGTAGAATATATATCTTATGACCAGATTAGTGATGTTGCAGATATCAGCTCGTTTTATACATGTAGGAATACCCAAGTGATATATAATCGAATAGTATGTGGTGCAGTAGTATTATGATTAATATGAGTTCAAATGGCTCATGCAAAGCAGCACTGCAGCATAATGCAGGTCCctgtctgcacacacaacaccagcatAATGGGGAACATGCTTCAGAAAATAAATGCATCACAGTATGGTTCTGGAAATAAAAACAGTAACATCATGATGATATCCCTTTAAAAAGCCTTCCCATGTAATGGTTTTGAACGATCCCGTTTAAAAGCCGTCCCCACAGGATGCTACATTCACACATGCAATGCAGGAAAAGAAAACAATTAAATGTTAATAGATAGTCTTGTTTCTCTTTAATGTACCGACCTGTCGGGGATTCCAGCCCTGCTGTGGCATATCCGGAGGAtgcgggagagggggaagaggaagaggcaaGGGTGGCATTCGCAGATTTAGGGCACTTCTTGGAGGATTTCTTCTCTTTCATCCAGGGGAACTCGTGTGCCAGCGGGCCAGCAGCGCTAGCTGGCGGGGCAGGGCCCTGGTGAGACTGCGGCGTCCGAAGCTGCAGGCCATTGGAGGCTCTCTTTTGGCTCCTCGGTCGCGCCTGGCTGCTTGTGCACGGGCTTAGGCTGGGGATGGTGTGCTCGAAAGGAGGAGGAATTACTGTCGAGTCCTTGATTGATGAAGTTTGAAATGACTCCAGGACAGCGGGAAAAGACGTCAGGCACTCTGCAAGGGAAGGCTGGCTGTTTATGAACCCAATCTCCCTCTCAAATTCAAAATTCATATCGTCTCCTGGTCAGCAAGCGGACCGCAAAAACAAAAAGAGCTAAATAATAACAAAAACGCGTGATTATCAGCTCCCCGCAATGGCGTATTTGCGGCCTTTAATAATTGTGTATATTGGTGATATTACTAGCGTATGGGGACCTTGGTCTACTAAACTGAAGACTATGGGCGAAATTGCAGCCAAttcctggtcacatgaccaataACATCCAATGGAAATCCGAGGCCTGGTGGCTAAAGAACGCATTATTTTGAGCAAATGTTCATATATCGTAGGATATCATGTTGTTTTGtattagcagggggtgcatgtaataattataataaaaagGGCTCGGTTGCCATGTGTCTCACCTAGCTGTGTCGCGTGGGATGTTGTCGAGGCCCCTTATGCCAAACAATAGAGACTGGTGAACAGATTTTCGATTCTGGTGATGTAACTATGTAACATTAGGTGGATGCCGAAGACACACTTGCAATATGGCAATCTTCGTGTTTACCAGAGTAGGTCATTAATCTTAAAAGTTTGACAGGAGATGAGGCGCcttaagtaaaaaaaagaatacatttcCAACCCATCTTACATGGGATATGTCTTCATAAGACGCTGAGCTAATGTCGAATAACGGTTTTCTTTCGTCAGCGAGCCAGCATAAAGCCATTGGTAGCTATTCATGGTGCAGCAGAGAAACGTACTATAATATCACAAAGGGCTGATGCAGATTGAAGagcagtgtgtaagtgtgtaattTCGTTATATTGTAGCCCTACAATTGATAATGTTAGCATACACAAGTGTGTGAGCccgtatatgtatgtatgtgtgtaagtgagtgaggtgagagagaaatagagagagagagagagagagagagagagagagagagagagagagagagagagagagagagagagagagagagagagagacaagcgtTTACCCTTAGAAATATTCAGTCCTGCAAAGCTTTCCACTGGTAGGTTTTTTCGGTGTAAAAAAATGGACAGCTTGTTTACTGAGCCGACTGACGAAAGTTCACAGCCAGGTCGCCTGCTGCAACTAGGAATCCTGACTGTATAAAACAGACGTTGTGGTTTAAGACTTTGGCCTTTATTAATTAATTCCAGCGTTGAGTTAAAAGCCGCACAAGGCAAAACTGCGTCGAAAATGTATTGGTAAATTATGTAACttaaaaaatgtgttgtaaCTGATGAGATATTTTGGGAGACCAAGTAGCCtatagagaaaaaaaagaactgtGGTGATCAATCTTTTTCCCGGCAAAGCGCTTGACAGCAACCACCCTCAAGAATTCTTCCTTTTTCTTCAAGATCTCAACAAAGAAATCGTCGTTTTACCCTATAAAATGTTCTGTTTAGGCCTATATATTTAGATTCAACCATACGTAGGCTATAACGTGAGACCATGTTTACTGTCAGCAAATAATCCCTTAACCCCCCAACAATTTACGATTAGCTATAAATGAATTTGCAGACGTATTAAGTATTTGTTCTTGCTCTCAGGTCTAAAGGCAAAAATGGGTGAAATGTGTGTGGGCGAGTGGCCTATCTAAAGAGAAACACAATGCAGTGTGTAGGCCGCTGCAAGCTTTCGCCTGCAGTATATGTAGAGGAGGTCAGGCACACTGGCACGCTAAAACACGGCCTGTTCTCGGTGGCGTAGCTGACTTCGCAAAAACTGGGACAGTGGGAAGTATTTCTCTCGAAGTGTGGACTATATTGTTTGTCTTTATATTATAGGCTAGATCTGTTGGGCAAAGTGGCCATTAACGCGACCGTGAGGCTTCTAAAATGGCGTGCAATGTTGATCTATAGGCTATTTCTATTTAATGGGAATGCAACTTGTTAAATTTAAGTATTTTGCGTGGTTGGTTGAATGAGGAGGTATGTGCATATGTTTGCCATTGTTGATTTACATGTTTAACTTTTAGTTTATCCTTTCTATTCTGTTATTTTCTCGACTAACTTTTCCATTAGGTATATTTTTGATTAATTGTCCAGATCACACGACTATAAACCAAAATTATACATAGGTCTACTGTAAAAAGAAAATCTGCTAATAATGTCAGGCTAACTGTTTTGGCTTTTGGTTTTGAATGTTTTCCATTTTATCATCCTATTTCACAAAGACAGAACTTTTTGTTGCTAATTCTATTGAGAGAAACTTTACATGCATTACTGTGTCTTGTCTCCAACATACAACATTGTCATACAACATAACATgttacttttttgttttttggcaATAAAGTAGATTTACAAAATAACATTTTACATTAGTTGTTAATAATTGTATATCCATGTGCTATATTTAGGCTTTATTCTTAAGACAAGTGAAATTATCAAGGTTAAATGGGCTCATTTAACATAAATAAGGATTATTTGTTGTTATTTGTACAGATCTTTTTAGGTAACAGGAGGTTGTGTTAGCCATGGACCACGTGATTATGCCAGTTGCAGCCCCGAGGGCTCTTTCAGAGTTGTGGCAGGAAAGCACGAGACAGATAGAGCACATGTTACCAATAGTCTTCTCTCTTACATGGCCAAACGCAAGGTCCTACTTTTTAAGGGTGAAAGGATCAGATAGAACTGAAtaacataacattttattaaagaATTGCTCAACAGACAACTCTTGACAAGGAAATTAAAGGAGCTACAAAGGACAAAAGAAGTTCTCCAAAAAGTGTTTATCTATATTGTCTAATTCTCGACTATGCAGGAACGGTCTGATTCCGTCCTCGCGTCCCCTGTACAAGTAATGACATTATTTATGTACAAGGGTAACATAAAACTACTTATTTCTAAAATACTAGAACTAAAATGAATTCGTTACAATGACAAGAACACAACGTCTTTATAACAGGTAAATACTAAAAAAGTACATTTTTTTCTTGATATAAATACATGGgggataaataataaaaaagaaagtTTTTAAACTGGCTataacaaataaatatatatttatggaTGTTCATTTGAACACACATTGCGAAAGACACTGATTGGAGGTCTTCCGTTTCAAAATAagatttatttttttccttaCCCATCAAAATGTAAACTCTAAGTGCAACAATGATGCCCAGACGAGAAAGCATTAGTGTAAGCTTACACTTCCGCTTTTTTCCCGGACATGCATTTTGTTCAAATATACCCTGTTTCCACGTTAAGTCAAGACATGAAAAAATGTGGGCTATTCGCATTAGTGTTGGCTAATGTAAGTGAACCCTTAGGCtatagattgagagagagagaaagagagaataagggagggagagagatatagtttgtgagagagagagagaaagagagagatagatagagtgtgagagagagagagagagagagagagagagagagagagagagagagagagagagagagagagagagagagagagagagagagagagaaagagagagatagatagagtgtgagagagagagagagagagagagagagagagagagagagagagagagagagagagagagagagagagagagaagagacaaagagacaaagagagagaggaggcaaggAGCCTAACATAAATAAAGGAGTTTTTAATTCCTCTTATACCCTGTGCCGATGATATGCCAACGAAAACAACCATCGCTTATGTCCCCTTGAGTTTGTATGAATGTTAGTTTAGCATAGCAATGTGTGAGCCCAAATTCTGACCCGAGGGAGGTGCAAGGGACTCGGAGGACTGTGTGAAAAATTTCCTTGGAGACACAATGTTGGCAAAGACATGAAAATAATGTCAAAGGACAGTGGGTTAGTGTGGCATTTCAAAAGAGAGGTAATGTGAAAGGGAAGTCATCTAAAACAATCCAGTGGTTTGCTTGCAACGATACTGAGACGGAGATATGTTCTCCTTACTGTGGATATGTGACGTCAACATTAGCCATTTTGCTGACGCGGTCGGGCGACACAATTCTCCATTGACATAACATGTGTTCCATTGAGTCAAAAAGGTCTCGAAGTGGTAAATCTC contains:
- the hoxb2a gene encoding homeobox protein Hox-B2a, translating into MNFEFEREIGFINSQPSLAECLTSFPAVLESFQTSSIKDSTVIPPPFEHTIPSLSPCTSSQARPRSQKRASNGLQLRTPQSHQGPAPPASAAGPLAHEFPWMKEKKSSKKCPKSANATLASSSSPSPASSGYATAGLESPTDTHGGLDNGSGSRRLRTAYTNTQLLELEKEFHFNKYLCRPRRVEIAALLDLTERQVKVWFQNRRMKHKRQTTHHREGQEGDPGGFEPLEGADASSPYSSQPLEASGSAASEGETCNSAASTYTNSSDNNHPTPEDDQLSRQEPASVSDTTVRSPPFPLTPTTDNPTTMGDAGASGPDHSFSEQRDAVSASLSDLNFFSADSCLQISDALSPSLQSSLDSPVDFSEEDFDLFTSTLCTIDLQHLQF